Proteins from a single region of Streptomyces vinaceus:
- a CDS encoding HNH endonuclease produces the protein MPVETSEYDETRAPDGAPWWDLTIQPGTKAKPFGQEKRLAAWLWFNKSLGDTFTMRELRAALGPDIADNAEHLNRRLRELRKCDWSIPSQRTDSTLAQDEYRLKAKGGRIWLPGEREKYKKFAPSARIRRLVMDQDGSRCRICGLGPDDTYYEDGERVRLTIGHLVPQERLKSRGARDDLSNWRTECSRCNETMRDEVPDPEQLDEVLAGLKRLTAKEAGELLDWMRKGERPRSRVDQAYDRARRLAAPDRDRVTGKLAERLGETG, from the coding sequence ATGCCTGTGGAGACCAGTGAATACGACGAGACCCGAGCACCCGACGGGGCGCCGTGGTGGGATCTCACCATCCAGCCCGGCACAAAGGCGAAGCCCTTCGGCCAGGAGAAGCGTCTCGCCGCCTGGCTGTGGTTCAACAAGAGCCTGGGCGACACGTTCACGATGCGAGAACTGCGTGCTGCCCTGGGGCCGGATATCGCCGACAACGCCGAGCACCTCAACCGGCGCCTGCGAGAACTCCGCAAATGCGACTGGAGCATCCCCTCCCAGCGGACCGACAGCACCCTGGCTCAGGACGAGTACCGGCTCAAGGCCAAGGGCGGACGGATCTGGCTGCCCGGTGAGAGGGAGAAGTACAAGAAGTTCGCGCCCAGCGCCCGCATCCGCCGCCTGGTCATGGATCAGGATGGTTCGCGGTGCAGGATCTGTGGGCTGGGGCCCGACGACACGTACTACGAGGACGGGGAGCGGGTCCGGCTCACCATCGGTCATCTCGTTCCGCAGGAACGGCTGAAGTCTCGGGGGGCCCGGGACGATCTCAGCAACTGGCGTACTGAGTGCTCCCGCTGCAACGAGACCATGCGTGATGAGGTCCCCGACCCGGAACAGCTGGACGAAGTCCTGGCTGGGCTCAAGCGCCTCACCGCCAAAGAAGCAGGGGAGCTTCTCGACTGGATGCGGAAGGGCGAGCGTCCGCGGTCCCGCGTGGACCAGGCGTACGACCGCGCACGTCGGCTGGCTGCGCCAGACCGTGACCGAGTTACCGGGAAGTTGGCCGAGCGCCTTGGCGAGACCGGCTGA
- a CDS encoding restriction endonuclease, whose translation MIDAVYAGGTFGHSGDDPVSKLIPGTGNQGGFRYAGSPAQGSVRLVVLYTSGGAVDWPDHLDVETGTFTYYGDNRTPGRALHETPRKGNVLLRDAFELSHGTAQQRASGVPPFLLFEKAAPGRSVRFRGLLAPGGPTLAPDDELSAIWRATGTRRFQNYRARFTVLAEACVPRTWIRHLLAGGDPLGGDCPEAWRTWVASRVYRPLLTPATTVIRSTAQQLPDDPAGAAMLSEIREYFRGRETEFEACAVAIWRLIAPATGTVDVTRPSRDGGRDAVGSYVLGPPAAPVSIDFALEAKCYGPGNSVGVREVSRLISRIRHRNFGVLVTTSHFNQQVQSEVHEDGHPIALVCGRDITDALRQHGRTTPAAVRDWLQRSFPVTQAGPEQRLSQTAAQDPSRVR comes from the coding sequence GTGATTGACGCGGTCTACGCCGGTGGGACCTTTGGGCACTCTGGCGATGACCCCGTCAGCAAGCTCATTCCCGGTACCGGGAATCAGGGAGGATTTCGCTACGCCGGGTCTCCGGCACAGGGGAGCGTCCGCCTGGTTGTGCTGTACACCAGTGGCGGGGCTGTGGACTGGCCGGATCACCTGGATGTGGAGACCGGAACCTTCACGTACTACGGCGACAACCGGACCCCGGGCAGGGCCCTTCACGAGACGCCGCGCAAGGGCAACGTGCTGCTGCGCGATGCCTTCGAGCTCTCACACGGCACCGCACAACAACGGGCCAGCGGCGTACCACCGTTCCTGCTCTTCGAGAAGGCTGCGCCTGGCCGGAGTGTCCGTTTCCGCGGGCTGCTAGCTCCTGGCGGGCCGACGCTGGCGCCGGACGATGAACTCTCCGCTATCTGGCGGGCAACTGGCACCCGCCGGTTCCAGAACTACCGTGCCCGCTTCACGGTACTGGCCGAAGCCTGTGTCCCGCGGACCTGGATTCGCCACCTGCTGGCGGGTGGCGATCCTCTCGGCGGCGACTGTCCGGAAGCCTGGCGGACCTGGGTCGCAAGCCGTGTCTACCGGCCGTTGCTGACCCCCGCTACGACGGTCATACGCTCGACAGCTCAGCAGCTGCCCGACGATCCGGCCGGCGCAGCCATGCTGTCGGAAATCCGGGAGTACTTCCGCGGGCGCGAAACAGAGTTCGAGGCCTGTGCCGTGGCTATCTGGCGTCTGATTGCGCCGGCCACCGGGACGGTGGACGTGACACGCCCCAGCCGTGACGGTGGCCGCGATGCCGTCGGTTCGTACGTCCTTGGGCCGCCGGCAGCTCCCGTCAGCATCGACTTCGCCCTGGAGGCCAAGTGCTACGGGCCGGGCAACAGTGTTGGGGTCCGAGAAGTCTCCCGGCTCATCTCCCGAATCAGGCACCGGAACTTCGGAGTGCTCGTCACTACCTCGCACTTCAACCAGCAGGTCCAGAGCGAGGTACACGAAGACGGGCATCCGATCGCCCTTGTCTGCGGGCGCGACATCACGGACGCGCTCCGCCAGCACGGCAGGACCACCCCCGCGGCGGTGCGGGACTGGCTGCAACGGAGCTTCCCTGTAACTCAGGCCGGTCCGGAACAGAGACTCAGTCAAACCGCTGCGCAAGATCCTTCACGTGTCAGATAG
- a CDS encoding YdcF family protein: MISAQNWADAEQLWEYQQMHHELRPCSVAIGLGSHDLGVAEVAADLYTRGMAPLIVFTGATSRTTRERMPRGEAEHYRERALELGVPDSAILVEPEARNTGENIRFSRSLLADKGVHIESVLLVSKPYEERRAYATARKVWPEVEVVSASAPMTLAEYVDSIQDPRLVFDMLVGAQQRLLIYPQQGFMTHQATPPAVYAAYERLCSEGFASRLVADR, translated from the coding sequence GTGATTTCTGCGCAGAACTGGGCCGACGCCGAACAGCTCTGGGAGTACCAGCAGATGCACCACGAGCTGCGCCCTTGCTCTGTGGCCATCGGGCTTGGGAGCCACGACCTTGGCGTCGCTGAGGTCGCGGCTGACCTCTACACGCGCGGCATGGCACCGCTGATCGTGTTCACCGGCGCCACAAGCCGAACGACCCGCGAGCGGATGCCCCGCGGTGAGGCGGAGCACTACCGCGAGCGGGCCCTGGAGCTGGGCGTCCCAGACTCTGCCATCCTCGTGGAGCCGGAGGCGCGGAACACCGGCGAGAACATCCGCTTTTCCCGATCACTGCTTGCAGACAAGGGTGTTCACATCGAGTCGGTGCTCCTAGTCAGCAAGCCGTACGAGGAGCGGCGAGCCTATGCGACGGCCCGCAAGGTATGGCCGGAGGTGGAGGTCGTCAGCGCATCCGCGCCGATGACGCTCGCGGAGTACGTGGATTCGATCCAGGACCCTCGGCTGGTCTTCGACATGCTCGTCGGTGCACAGCAGCGGCTACTCATCTACCCGCAGCAGGGGTTCATGACCCACCAAGCCACTCCACCCGCCGTGTATGCAGCCTACGAGCGTCTCTGCTCCGAAGGTTTCGCCAGTCGGCTCGTAGCGGACCGATGA
- a CDS encoding GntR family transcriptional regulator, whose product MAPKWRELADKLAERIRSGDYAPGQQLPHIRDLVDAGEGSKSTVHAAYKALEAEGLVTSSRGHGTVVRERAPLKRLGIARYDKAKWRDGDEVAFIADRVASGRSYKRGEQTQSVSRVPAPPLVAAAHGLPEGAEVYARARLVKEGDQPTHTLTSYYRPEHVEGTRLVDPSPGPAGRGGGFRVLYDAGYEIDHMREELFARVATPDESTLLQLAPGEWVVELHRTTYTADGAVVEFAIGLHAATRFAWAYDFKVPDSAREATP is encoded by the coding sequence GTGGCACCGAAGTGGCGAGAGCTGGCGGACAAGCTTGCCGAGCGCATCCGAAGCGGCGACTACGCCCCTGGCCAGCAGCTACCGCATATCCGGGACCTGGTGGACGCGGGCGAGGGCTCCAAGTCCACGGTTCACGCGGCGTATAAGGCGCTCGAAGCCGAGGGTCTGGTGACGTCCTCGCGTGGGCATGGAACGGTCGTGCGCGAGCGAGCGCCGCTGAAACGGCTCGGCATCGCTCGGTATGACAAGGCGAAGTGGCGCGACGGGGACGAGGTCGCGTTCATTGCCGACCGCGTCGCGTCTGGCCGTTCGTACAAGCGTGGCGAGCAGACGCAGAGCGTCAGCCGTGTGCCCGCGCCCCCGCTGGTGGCTGCGGCCCACGGGCTTCCTGAGGGGGCTGAGGTGTACGCGCGGGCCAGGCTCGTGAAGGAAGGCGACCAGCCGACACACACCCTGACCAGCTACTACCGGCCTGAACATGTCGAGGGGACGCGCCTCGTAGACCCCAGCCCGGGCCCCGCCGGCCGCGGCGGCGGATTCCGCGTTCTGTACGACGCGGGTTACGAGATCGACCACATGCGCGAGGAACTGTTCGCCAGGGTCGCGACGCCGGACGAGTCGACATTGCTTCAGCTCGCGCCCGGCGAGTGGGTCGTTGAACTCCACCGCACCACCTACACGGCGGACGGCGCCGTCGTTGAGTTCGCCATCGGCCTGCACGCGGCCACTCGCTTCGCGTGGGCGTACGACTTCAAGGTCCCTGACTCGGCGCGAGAGGCAACGCCGTGA
- a CDS encoding DUF6284 family protein → MKSIAALHDVVTPWSDGLEPSDAELDAVETEMPLVLAEVELLDALIALLDRPASEFGARRIRRARNRVLAVRRELANRTAGTTVSGDAA, encoded by the coding sequence ATGAAGTCCATCGCTGCACTTCACGACGTTGTTACCCCGTGGTCCGACGGTCTGGAGCCGTCGGACGCGGAGCTGGACGCGGTCGAGACCGAGATGCCCCTGGTCCTGGCCGAGGTCGAGTTGCTGGACGCGCTGATCGCGCTGCTGGACCGACCCGCGTCCGAGTTCGGCGCCCGCCGCATCCGGCGGGCCCGCAACCGGGTCCTGGCGGTCCGGCGGGAGCTGGCCAACCGCACCGCCGGCACCACGGTGTCGGGGGACGCGGCATGA
- a CDS encoding DUF2637 domain-containing protein, giving the protein MNRKAKAALVCALVVVVAMAFRVSWNALRDIAKAIGADDVAATLYPFVVDGLMALALVAALVLVGTDRRFALRVLAGYTLASLVLNYVHGLLPELHGESIGWSRLADGNLTNWALVLLATSLPVGSIYFGSDLVAKVLHHRPPIEPNVQESTQTDVNRSMDELGEPVVEEGPDPAAFEPVPVDVVDVVVDPVEVRVPVAAAEVVRPRRATGRVPEVARSARPVRTPEELLAEARSITEAWSIEDLTGERIRKALRTSPAKARMLRETLKAERAANATAEAVAG; this is encoded by the coding sequence GTGAACCGCAAGGCGAAAGCCGCGCTGGTCTGCGCGCTGGTCGTCGTGGTCGCCATGGCCTTCCGGGTCTCCTGGAACGCGCTGCGGGACATCGCGAAAGCCATCGGAGCCGACGACGTCGCGGCGACCCTGTATCCGTTCGTGGTCGACGGCCTGATGGCGCTGGCACTCGTTGCCGCCCTCGTGCTCGTTGGGACGGACCGGAGGTTCGCCCTGCGGGTGCTGGCCGGATACACGCTCGCGTCGCTGGTTCTGAACTACGTTCACGGACTCCTGCCGGAGCTGCACGGCGAGTCGATCGGCTGGAGTCGACTGGCCGACGGGAACCTGACGAACTGGGCGCTGGTGCTGCTGGCGACGTCGCTTCCGGTCGGGTCGATCTACTTCGGGTCCGATCTCGTCGCGAAGGTGCTCCACCACCGCCCCCCGATCGAACCAAATGTGCAGGAATCGACGCAGACCGATGTAAATCGGTCGATGGATGAGCTGGGCGAACCGGTAGTCGAAGAGGGTCCCGACCCGGCCGCCTTCGAACCGGTTCCGGTCGATGTGGTCGACGTGGTGGTCGACCCGGTCGAGGTTCGGGTGCCGGTCGCCGCCGCCGAGGTGGTCCGGCCGCGGCGGGCGACCGGTCGAGTGCCCGAGGTTGCCCGATCGGCCCGACCGGTCCGCACTCCGGAGGAGCTTCTCGCGGAGGCCCGCTCGATCACTGAGGCGTGGTCGATTGAGGATCTGACGGGCGAGCGGATCCGCAAGGCGCTGCGTACCTCTCCGGCTAAGGCCCGGATGCTGCGGGAGACGTTGAAGGCCGAACGCGCCGCGAACGCCACCGCTGAGGCGGTGGCCGGATGA
- a CDS encoding RRQRL motif-containing zinc-binding protein translates to MTLCLDPTGARYGIPTFPWRLAPDGLATRRQLRALGLRPGGQDIAGQVLRPRYRRGPLAAFLYRVDRAKPVRPMTPAKQAALVKANAARRTCPVCRLDAGYVIPASLGMCVPCAYPEGNP, encoded by the coding sequence ATGACCCTCTGCCTCGACCCGACCGGCGCCCGGTACGGGATACCGACCTTCCCGTGGCGACTGGCGCCGGACGGGCTCGCCACCCGGCGCCAGTTACGGGCCCTGGGCTTGCGGCCCGGGGGTCAGGACATCGCCGGGCAGGTGCTCCGCCCGCGCTACCGGCGTGGCCCGCTCGCCGCGTTCCTGTACCGCGTCGACCGGGCCAAGCCCGTCCGCCCGATGACCCCCGCCAAGCAGGCCGCGCTCGTCAAGGCCAACGCGGCCCGCCGTACCTGCCCCGTCTGCCGGCTCGATGCCGGATACGTCATCCCGGCCTCGCTCGGCATGTGCGTCCCGTGCGCCTACCCAGAAGGGAACCCCTGA
- a CDS encoding DUF6251 family protein, translating to MEHLPDLPRVVQLPDGTHVYATPDQLPAAFQQPQVVHQHIHQAAPDRTVQRLALGSGVGAGAVAAGVYFGPLLVGVLTAIAANIALLAFLALILAWGIHTVVKSAGSSEGAAAVKNARRLARRSR from the coding sequence ATGGAGCACCTACCCGACCTCCCCCGCGTCGTCCAGCTCCCGGACGGCACTCACGTCTACGCCACCCCGGACCAGCTTCCGGCCGCCTTCCAGCAGCCGCAGGTCGTCCATCAGCACATCCACCAGGCCGCACCTGACCGGACCGTGCAGCGCCTGGCACTCGGGTCCGGGGTCGGGGCCGGGGCGGTCGCGGCCGGCGTGTACTTCGGGCCGCTGCTGGTCGGTGTGCTGACCGCGATCGCCGCGAACATCGCGCTTCTGGCCTTCCTGGCTCTGATCCTCGCCTGGGGTATCCACACGGTCGTGAAGTCGGCCGGAAGCTCCGAGGGCGCCGCTGCTGTGAAGAACGCGCGCAGGCTCGCCCGTCGCAGCCGCTGA
- a CDS encoding DUF6257 family protein, translated as MAKDPKFTAGETAKLTWLVARMAKRGIAGENVYQGDLERKFERIIDGAREREERQAAEAAEAEKAARKAKAKAARK; from the coding sequence ATGGCGAAAGACCCGAAGTTCACCGCAGGTGAGACCGCCAAGCTGACCTGGCTCGTCGCCCGGATGGCCAAGCGCGGGATCGCCGGAGAGAACGTCTACCAGGGCGACCTGGAGCGCAAGTTCGAGCGGATCATCGACGGCGCCCGCGAACGCGAGGAGCGCCAGGCTGCCGAGGCGGCCGAAGCGGAGAAGGCCGCGCGCAAGGCGAAGGCCAAGGCCGCGCGGAAGTAG
- a CDS encoding cell division protein FtsK translates to MTDAPITHLRAVPDDDVESELPKMVDNPNLPDPKVRSEKRKPVLAGWLTNRRDFAATARHAAANLGYAALFHGVRLPVYAARLGIRSPRGACRFIASTNRWVWDREAAPLRDFAVRTEDVDEYMRLAKLRQGRIRLRGLVTLVAAVFGLGFALWLYVLAPVYLYAFAAGGVLLLGLAGQQPDAPVIGPAVLKTELQKMTGSIVLRGLDSIGNAKISAAIKKGGDMNGLRFTSEIVRDGPGYRADLDLPYGVTPEDIMEARKPLASGLRRKVGCVWPSPDPTEHEGRLVLWVGDKPMNETTKPAWPLLKSGQVDLFKPVVFGNDQRMRDVSVTLMFAAVVVGSIPRMGKTFLMRLLLLIAALDPRAEIHAFDFKGTGDFSALEPVCHRYRAGEEDEDIEYVVQALRELKDELRRRAKVIKSLPRSRCPESKVTPELASDKTLGLHPIVVGLDECQVPFEHEKYGQEIEDICTDITKRGPALGMVGMFGTQRPDAKSLPTGISANAVLRFALKVMGQPANDMILGTSMYKAGYRATMFSRSDRGICWMAGEGDDPRIVASAFVDAVAAEQVVARARKMRDEYGNVTGHAIGKGPETTAGVDILTDVLTVIPADEDAVWCERIATRLTGLRPDAYAGWKGENVTAALKPWGIKPGQVWGQDEAGEGKNRRGIKRADITTAITRRDADRAAA, encoded by the coding sequence ATGACCGATGCCCCGATCACTCACCTGCGGGCCGTCCCGGACGACGACGTCGAGTCGGAGCTCCCCAAGATGGTCGACAACCCGAACCTGCCCGATCCCAAGGTCCGCAGCGAGAAGCGCAAGCCGGTCCTGGCCGGGTGGCTGACCAACCGGCGGGACTTCGCCGCCACCGCCCGTCACGCCGCCGCGAACCTCGGCTACGCCGCCCTCTTCCACGGCGTCCGCCTGCCCGTCTACGCCGCCCGGCTCGGCATCCGCTCCCCGCGGGGCGCCTGCCGGTTCATCGCCTCGACCAACCGGTGGGTGTGGGACCGCGAGGCCGCCCCCTTGCGGGACTTCGCCGTCCGCACCGAGGACGTCGACGAGTACATGCGCCTGGCCAAGCTGCGGCAGGGACGTATCCGGCTGCGCGGCCTGGTCACCTTGGTCGCCGCCGTGTTCGGCCTCGGCTTCGCCCTGTGGCTGTACGTCCTGGCCCCCGTCTACCTGTACGCGTTCGCCGCCGGCGGGGTCCTCCTGCTGGGGCTGGCCGGGCAGCAGCCCGACGCCCCGGTCATCGGCCCGGCCGTCCTGAAGACCGAGCTGCAGAAGATGACCGGCTCGATCGTGCTGCGCGGGCTGGACAGCATCGGCAACGCGAAGATCTCCGCCGCCATCAAGAAGGGCGGCGACATGAACGGTCTGCGCTTCACCTCGGAGATCGTGCGGGACGGGCCCGGCTACCGCGCCGACCTGGACCTTCCGTACGGGGTGACGCCCGAGGACATCATGGAGGCCCGCAAGCCGCTCGCCTCCGGCCTGCGCCGCAAGGTCGGCTGCGTCTGGCCGTCTCCGGACCCGACCGAGCACGAGGGACGACTTGTCCTGTGGGTCGGGGACAAGCCGATGAACGAGACCACCAAACCCGCCTGGCCCCTGCTGAAGTCGGGGCAGGTGGACCTGTTCAAGCCCGTTGTGTTCGGCAACGACCAGCGCATGCGGGACGTCTCGGTGACCCTCATGTTCGCCGCGGTCGTCGTCGGCTCCATCCCCCGCATGGGCAAGACGTTCCTGATGCGGCTGCTCCTGCTCATTGCCGCGCTCGACCCGCGCGCCGAGATCCACGCGTTCGACTTCAAGGGCACCGGCGACTTCTCCGCCCTGGAACCGGTCTGCCACCGCTACCGGGCCGGTGAGGAAGACGAGGACATCGAGTACGTCGTCCAGGCCCTGCGCGAACTCAAGGACGAACTGCGCCGCCGGGCCAAGGTCATCAAGTCCCTGCCCCGCTCGCGGTGCCCGGAGTCGAAGGTCACCCCCGAACTCGCCTCCGACAAGACCCTCGGGCTCCACCCGATCGTCGTCGGCCTGGACGAGTGCCAGGTGCCGTTCGAGCACGAGAAGTACGGCCAGGAGATCGAGGACATCTGCACCGACATCACCAAGCGCGGCCCCGCCCTCGGCATGGTCGGCATGTTCGGCACCCAGCGCCCCGACGCCAAGTCCCTGCCCACCGGGATCAGTGCGAACGCGGTCCTCAGGTTCGCGCTCAAGGTCATGGGGCAGCCCGCCAACGACATGATCCTGGGCACCTCGATGTACAAGGCGGGGTACCGGGCCACGATGTTTTCCCGCTCCGACCGCGGCATCTGCTGGATGGCCGGCGAGGGAGACGACCCCCGCATCGTCGCCTCCGCGTTCGTCGACGCGGTCGCCGCCGAACAGGTCGTCGCCCGCGCCCGGAAGATGCGCGACGAGTACGGCAACGTCACCGGCCACGCCATCGGCAAGGGCCCCGAGACCACCGCCGGCGTCGACATCCTCACCGACGTCCTCACCGTCATCCCGGCCGACGAGGACGCGGTGTGGTGCGAGCGGATCGCCACCCGCCTCACCGGCCTGCGCCCCGACGCGTACGCGGGGTGGAAGGGCGAGAACGTCACCGCCGCCCTCAAGCCCTGGGGCATCAAGCCCGGCCAGGTCTGGGGCCAGGACGAGGCCGGTGAGGGCAAGAACCGGCGCGGCATCAAGCGCGCCGACATCACCACCGCCATCACACGCCGTGACGCCGACAGGGCCGCCGCCTGA
- a CDS encoding DNA cytosine methyltransferase — MTHPTDIRREHRPLLLDAFCCQGGAGMGYHRAGFEVTGVDKDPQPRYPLGFHQGDAIDFIQQFGASFDFIHASPPCQHDTDCQRIQGNTHPDLIAPTREALNATGRPWVMENVRGAAHKLREPVMLCGAMFGLRTYRHRYFETGGGFTLTPPPHPTHTVPQAKMGRPVPEGWYGQFVGNFSGVPHARQVMDVPWMNREGIRECIPPAYTQWIGAQAAAHLNAVAVAA; from the coding sequence ATGACCCACCCCACCGACATCCGGCGAGAGCACCGGCCCCTGTTACTGGACGCGTTCTGCTGCCAGGGCGGCGCCGGCATGGGCTACCACCGGGCCGGATTCGAGGTGACCGGCGTCGACAAGGACCCGCAGCCCCGCTACCCCCTCGGCTTCCACCAGGGCGACGCTATCGACTTCATCCAGCAGTTCGGCGCCAGCTTCGACTTCATCCACGCCTCTCCGCCCTGCCAGCACGACACCGACTGCCAGCGCATCCAGGGCAACACCCACCCCGACCTCATCGCCCCCACCCGCGAAGCCCTCAACGCCACTGGCCGCCCGTGGGTGATGGAGAACGTCCGCGGCGCCGCCCACAAGCTGCGTGAGCCGGTCATGCTCTGCGGGGCGATGTTCGGCCTGCGCACTTACCGGCACCGGTACTTCGAGACCGGCGGCGGATTCACCCTCACCCCGCCACCGCACCCGACCCACACGGTCCCGCAGGCGAAGATGGGCCGCCCCGTCCCAGAGGGCTGGTACGGCCAGTTCGTCGGCAACTTCTCCGGCGTCCCCCACGCCCGACAGGTCATGGACGTCCCCTGGATGAACCGCGAGGGCATCCGCGAGTGCATCCCCCCGGCCTACACCCAGTGGATCGGCGCCCAGGCCGCCGCACACCTCAACGCTGTGGCGGTGGCCGCATGA
- a CDS encoding bifunctional DNA primase/polymerase has translation MNTTTGPLSNALQLAERGLPVMPLREGKGPMGNCLACRKNVCGGRPNMKTPGPCTCPAPCHAWAAATTDPTILTSPAWAPAWRQAAAVAYHPGGAGLTVVDLDNPAAVTWARQTLPPTKTVATTRGEHWIYRGTMRSVNGVRPGVDIKSTMAYARWRGPGTGTVQPLPDVVRALAVKEPTTVRQVPRLVTVPAPAGGGECSHRSPAYLERGIAMAEQRIKEAPDNIHRTVYRTFLAVLSAHGRCGCLTEAHIKRLFTAAQAKGESLRHCEDAWTNARTKLGL, from the coding sequence ATGAACACCACGACCGGGCCCCTGAGCAACGCGCTCCAGCTGGCCGAGCGGGGCCTGCCGGTGATGCCGCTTCGGGAGGGCAAGGGCCCCATGGGCAACTGCCTCGCCTGCCGGAAGAACGTCTGCGGCGGCCGGCCGAACATGAAGACCCCAGGCCCCTGCACGTGCCCGGCGCCCTGCCACGCCTGGGCCGCCGCCACCACCGACCCGACCATCCTCACCTCACCCGCGTGGGCCCCGGCCTGGCGGCAGGCCGCGGCCGTCGCCTACCACCCCGGGGGCGCCGGACTCACCGTCGTCGACCTCGACAACCCGGCCGCGGTCACGTGGGCCCGCCAGACCCTCCCCCCGACCAAGACCGTGGCGACCACCCGGGGTGAGCACTGGATCTACCGGGGCACCATGCGCTCAGTCAACGGCGTCCGTCCCGGTGTGGACATCAAGTCCACGATGGCTTACGCCCGGTGGCGTGGTCCCGGTACCGGGACGGTGCAGCCGCTGCCCGACGTCGTGCGCGCGCTGGCCGTGAAGGAACCCACCACGGTCCGGCAGGTGCCTCGCTTGGTCACGGTGCCCGCGCCGGCCGGGGGCGGGGAGTGCAGCCACCGCTCCCCGGCCTATCTGGAGCGTGGCATCGCCATGGCGGAGCAGCGGATCAAGGAGGCCCCGGACAACATCCACAGGACCGTGTACCGGACCTTCCTCGCCGTGCTGTCCGCCCACGGCCGTTGCGGCTGTCTCACCGAGGCGCACATCAAGCGCCTGTTCACCGCCGCGCAGGCCAAGGGCGAGTCCCTGCGGCACTGCGAGGACGCGTGGACCAACGCCCGAACGAAGCTGGGACTGTAG
- a CDS encoding ATP-binding protein, protein MPEDEKTPAREIITDYAQAHFRYFRTADGTVYAQRNGHPVARPIRSQGTTGSHRQELMVGLFKDGLGVFNGTALKEALDLIEALALSQAVQPVHIRVAPGYDGSTWLDLGRNDGQSVRIHPKGWDILTPDPQEVCWRRTQLTGELPLPAKDTDGKGIDALLRLCNFANAETECLALAWLIGCLGPSVPVPAPFLTGPQGAGKSTGGRMLVRIIEGMSGDLRRAPKDEENLIAAVAAGWVTALDNLSHLPPDLSDAMCCIVTGAENVKRALFTDGDVVRSRYRRPLLLTGIDVGVIRPDLAERLLPLRLERPSVRRTEAELWVEYADVLPVILGSLLDLTVTVRAAQADIPTDLRMADFAHLCAQLDAATGLGALNAYRAALDDLNDDVIEGDLLAQTVLKRAAGTAPGEEVRMTSTEWLHALTQLYTGEDCRPLPKGWPTTGKVFSDRLKRLQPTLAARGVLVDWGRTKTARYIEMTRTAAPAPEQPDPMF, encoded by the coding sequence ATGCCCGAGGACGAGAAGACTCCCGCCCGCGAGATCATCACCGACTACGCACAGGCCCACTTCCGGTACTTCCGCACCGCCGACGGGACCGTGTACGCGCAGAGGAACGGCCACCCCGTTGCCCGCCCGATCCGCTCCCAGGGTACGACCGGCAGTCACCGGCAGGAACTCATGGTTGGTCTCTTCAAGGACGGGCTCGGCGTGTTCAACGGCACCGCGCTCAAGGAGGCGCTGGACTTGATCGAAGCACTCGCGCTCAGCCAGGCCGTGCAGCCCGTCCACATCCGCGTCGCTCCGGGATACGACGGGTCGACCTGGCTTGACCTGGGCCGCAACGACGGCCAGTCCGTCCGCATCCACCCCAAAGGCTGGGACATCCTCACCCCCGACCCGCAGGAAGTGTGCTGGCGGCGCACCCAACTCACCGGAGAGCTCCCCCTGCCGGCCAAGGACACCGACGGCAAAGGCATCGACGCTCTGCTGCGGCTGTGCAACTTCGCCAACGCCGAAACCGAGTGCCTGGCCCTCGCCTGGCTCATCGGCTGCCTCGGACCGTCCGTACCGGTCCCCGCACCGTTCCTCACCGGCCCCCAGGGCGCGGGGAAGTCGACCGGCGGACGGATGCTGGTGCGGATCATCGAAGGCATGAGCGGCGACCTGCGCCGCGCCCCCAAGGACGAAGAGAACCTGATCGCGGCCGTCGCCGCCGGATGGGTCACCGCCCTGGACAACCTCTCCCACCTGCCCCCCGATCTGTCGGACGCGATGTGCTGCATCGTCACGGGCGCCGAGAACGTCAAACGCGCCCTGTTCACCGACGGGGACGTGGTCCGCTCCCGCTACCGCCGGCCGCTCCTGCTGACCGGTATCGACGTGGGCGTCATCCGGCCCGACCTCGCCGAAAGGCTCCTGCCGCTACGCCTGGAGCGCCCGAGCGTGCGGCGGACCGAGGCGGAACTGTGGGTGGAGTACGCGGACGTCCTGCCCGTCATCCTCGGCTCCCTGCTCGACCTCACCGTCACCGTCCGCGCCGCGCAGGCGGACATCCCCACCGACCTGCGCATGGCCGACTTCGCCCACCTGTGCGCCCAGCTCGACGCGGCCACCGGCCTCGGCGCGCTCAACGCCTACCGGGCCGCCCTGGACGACCTCAACGACGACGTGATCGAAGGAGACCTGCTCGCCCAAACCGTCCTCAAGCGCGCCGCCGGCACCGCCCCGGGCGAGGAAGTCCGGATGACCTCAACGGAATGGCTGCACGCCCTTACCCAGCTCTACACCGGCGAAGACTGCCGCCCCCTGCCCAAGGGCTGGCCCACCACCGGCAAGGTCTTCTCCGACCGCCTCAAGCGGCTACAGCCCACCCTCGCCGCCCGCGGCGTCCTCGTCGACTGGGGCCGCACCAAAACCGCCCGGTACATCGAGATGACCCGTACCGCCGCCCCAGCACCGGAGCAGCCGGACCCGATGTTCTGA